A stretch of DNA from Macrotis lagotis isolate mMagLag1 chromosome X, bilby.v1.9.chrom.fasta, whole genome shotgun sequence:
CTGCTTCATTGCTTCGAATCAGAGTGGTTAAGAAGATACATCCAGATGTTTCTTGAAGCACGAATGTTCTTCTCTAATGCCTCACAGTGCTTATTgccctgggcttggagtcaggaagccttgaaCCTATATCTAACCTCacacttgctatctgtgtgaccctgggcaagtcactttagcccAGTGTGCCTCAAtttgctcaactgtaaaatggggataataacagcacctatctacCAGGTATTGGAAGaacttcaaatatttatattataatataatattataataataaactctaaaaatgcttgttccttcttccccctcttccatggTGGTATAAAGATGACCCCCCTGCTTCTGGAAGGCAATACCGGTAGAACATTACTTCCTATTACTGCCTTGGAGGTTTTACTGGTTGGAAAAGCTTTGGGGCAGGCCCAGTTTAGCAAATGTACCTACTTTCAGAAGAACAGGCTACCTAGTATATTATACCATCTGTTCCCAAACCAAggctcttctttttcttggtgtgCCCCTCATTCTTGTCTTGCTTCTTCTCCAGAACCTTCTTTTATGTCCAGTAGCTTACACCTTCTTGCTTGTTGCTTTCAACAAAGCCTTCCTAAGCAAgactcccttcttccttccctccctctaaaATACTGGATCAGCTCAGATCCCAGAGTTGCTCCTGAAGATCCCTCTGATCTCCAAAGTGAGCTGCTGCTGGGTCAGACCATTGTAGTCTCTTTCTTCCTGCTCTGGCCTAAGGATTGTTATTCCCAAGACAGGTTTTTCTTGCCCcttctggggaggggggggggggggctcccttTGCAGTTGTCAGTTTGGAGCTGCTCTTGTTGCCTACTCTTGTTCCCTGCCTCCCAGTACCTTGGTTATCTCTAGCTATAACATTCCCCTTAAACACACCCAATACAAGGACCTGATTCTTAAATCCTTTTGGGTGTCACCAATAGATGCCACCTAAGTAGAGAGAAGGCCCCTAGGAAAATTATTTGGCAGCCCAGGAAACAATTTCTGGTCTGATTGGTTTGGAAGATCCCTCCAACAATGCAGAAAATAGACTTGCCATCCTTTGCATCTCTTGTTCATTCATGTCTCCCCATAAATTTGCTACATAGATTCCATCCAGTGTGTGTGCATATACTCcagttctttcttactttctcccAACATTCTCCGGGTGCCAGTGGAGGAGCACTCTCCCTTTCTAACTTCAAccagcattaattaagcaccttcTGTGGGCTAGGCCTggtgctaagtactgggagggAAATGAAGGACAGAgtgcagtccctgccctcaaggaacccCAAGTCTAATGGAGGGGTCAACATGCAAACAACCTTGTGTTATTAAGATATATAGGAGAAATTGTCCTCACTAGAGAGAGGGCCCTAGCAGTACCAAGGATCAGAAAAAACTTGCAGAAGCTGGGAAAGTAGAcaggaaggaagccaggagatggagtatctttTTCAAGGTGTTGACTGGATCACAGAGcatagaaagggaggaagggactgACTTTTGGAGGATTTTGAATGACAAATAGGGTTTTCCATTCAATGCTGGAGGTGAAGGGGAGTCACAGGGATTTATGAAATGACATTGTCTACCCTCAAACCCTTGGGTGAGAATCCATCTCTTGGTGGCTCCCAAGTGAattcagccccccccccactttaacTTGGTGTGATTCAGGGGCACCAGTGAGTTTAAGTGAGGTAAGCATGAGATTTGGGGTCAGAGGACCTTGATTCCTGGCCCAATTCTGATACTTTCCacctgggtgaccttaggcaaggcaTTTAATCTTTATTTCCTCTGTTGCAAAATGAGGACACTGGACAAGATAATCTCTTAGGGGCCTTTTGAGTGGTAAACCTTGTGATCCCAAGAAACTTAACATCATGAGGGCTAGGTCAGGGTGAGGAACTAAGATTTGAACATAGGCTGTAGAATGGGACAATCCAGACAAAGGTTCTAGGGAAATGGGAGGAGAGTGTGATCTAAAAAAGCTTCATGTAGGAAGTGGCATCTGAGCTGggccttaaaggaagaaaaagatatcaTTAGGCAGAGCTTTGACCTGGGGAGAAATGCTTTGATTCAAGAGAATATAATGGATTAGACAAGTTTAGACTGGTTGTTAGCATGTGGAAGGCCTTGCATAGCAGGCTAAGTTGTTTGGCAGTAGAGCCACAGGAGAGTTTTGAGCAGGGAAGTGAAGTGGTCTGACTAGGTGAGAGATGAATTGGGAGGGAGAGGGACCCATGCTGAAGTCATTCTAAGTTATCTGGACTGGGGTGCTGGTTGACAGTGGAGATGTTTTTAGGTGCTGTTCCCAGAGAAACAGGCTCTGAAACAATAAGGTATCATCTCAGCTCAAAGGGTTAGTTACTGCCTGGACTTGGCTATTTGTACTGAAGTCACTGCAACAACATTTAACCCCCAATGCACCTCAGGTCTTCTTTACCCACTAAGAACCTGAGGAAGAATCTGGAAAGTTGAACCTACTACTAGGCCCAGCAACCTTGtctcttccattccattccattccattcccccACAATAAAGTGATCCtatctccctttttttccctagtgTCTGAGAAACACTAATGCAGCCATCTGTCAATGGACAGAGGACACTGCAGTGCAAGGAGAGCTGGGTTCGAATGTGGCCTCAGGAGTTAGCTGTGAGGGAAGGAAAGCCCTCAGTTGGTGCCCTTCCCATTAAGGGTGAGCTAGGCAAGGTTGCTCTCTCCTTGTCTGTCGGATCTGTGTCTCCCCACCCCCCCTTCTCTTGCCTCCCCTGTCCCTCCCAGGTGGATGGACTCGGTGTTTCCAGCAGGTGGCGTGGTGTTCCCAGGCTTCTGCTTGCGGGGTACAGTTCATCTTTTTAGGATCCCTGTTGAGTATCTATCTGAAGAGCTAGGTCCTCTTTTATCTATCAGAGCATTCCAGGGTTAACCTCATATGTGAAGAGGGGGAGGAACCTAGCCAGCCCCCCAAGTTTTATTGTGATTATTGTGCTACCTATCTCCTTCATGATTCTCCATCTGTAAGGAAGACACACAGCAGTGGGAGGAAGCacaaagaaaatgtgagagatTTACCAAAAATGGATGGCAGAACAAGCCCGGAGCCTGATTGCTAAAACAACCACTGCATTTCAGCAAGGAAGAATTCCTCCCAACCTCTTCTCTGCTCCTCCACTAGGAGGGCCTATGATCCCACCACTTCACCCTAGAATGATGGGGCCCCCCCTCCTCCTGGCATGATGCCTGGTCCTCCAATGATGAGGCCCCTTCCTCATCCTATGATGGTGCCTACGTACCCAGCAATGCCTAGACCagacagataaaatagaaaaaacgTGATGAAACCCATTcctcaattttctattctttgttctaTTTCACTACAACATCATGGTGCTCCATCTGACatgggttttgggtttttttgcctcTTCCCCTTTTAAAACGCTGACACTTACATTACCATCACTTTCCCAtgattccccttccccccactatgtcctcctctcccctcagtaTCCCACCCCTGTGATAAATAAGCACAGTGAAAAATCTACACATTGGACATGTCtaaaaattattccttgttctttaCCTATAATTTAACACCTCTGCCAAAGGAGAGGAAACATTTTACCAGTTCTCTGAAGTCACAGCTGCATAagcattgatcagagttttgaAGTCTCAAGTGTTGTGCTCTTTTATATTGTGGTGATTGTGTAAATTGTTTCCTTGTTCCTGCTTCCTTTCCCTCTACCATTAGTACATACAAGGTCTTGACGtcttcatttcttagagcacaccATATCCCATTGCTTTCATATCCTGTATGTTCATTTGCTGTTTCTCAATTGATGAGTATTGTTGCTtgcagttctttgctactacaaaaagtactcctaggggtggctaggtagagtagtggataaggcaccggccttggagtcaggagtacctgggttcaaatccagtctcagacacttaataattacctagctgtgtggccttgggcaagccacttaaccctgtttgccttgcaaaaaaaaaagtactcctataaatatttttgtatatatgggacCTTTCCCTCTGTCTTTGCCCTCCTCGGGTTCTGTGCCCATGGTGGTATCACCGAGTCAAAGATCTGTGTGTTTTAGTGACTTAAGAGTAATTCCAAACCATTTTCAGAACTGTTGGacaaattcacagctccaccaaaagtgcattCGTGTGCCTACCTTGCCAGTCCCTCCGACATTGaccattttcatcttttgtcatttttatcaaatCTGATCAGTGTAAAGTGAAGCTTCAGAAtcgttttaatttgcattctattTTTAGAGCTTTTTATCATGATTGTCAATAGCTTgcagttttggggggtttttgcaaaCTGCCCCAGGGGTAGTTTCCAAATACGGAAGACTTCCCACTTCCTGACAATGAAGAAACCATTTAAAAGGAAGAGTGGGGCAGAAATGCAGCTTATATTTGtattgtatataaaaataaaagtattgacCATTTtagcatttaagaaaaaaaatatggcctcagacaatcatgacctatgtgatcctgggcaagtcacttcattaactccctgcctcagtttcctcagctataaaatgtgGTTAATAACAGCACCTCCCTCACAGAGTGAGCTCCAGTAAACTGGTCCTTCTGTTCTCTGGTTAGCAAACTCCCCTCTTCTCTCATAATCTCTGTGATTTAGTCCTAGGCTAGCAAGATGAAaactcctttctcccttctattGATCTTCACTCTTTCATTCCTATCCATGTCAGCCCTCTCCCAGCCATCTtcctgaactttaaaaaaaaattatttaaggcaatggagttaacaAGGTCACACGGGTAATTATgaagtgactgaggccggatttaaactcaggtcctcctgactccagggccagtgctctatccactgcaccacctagccgcccccatcttcCTGAATGTAAGAAAACCTCCCCCCCCATCGCAGACACCCCACCCTGCAATTTACTCCACCCCATACCACTTTCTAGTATTCAATGCCCTTGAACATCTTGGGCCTGAAGAAGGAAGCCTACTCTACTTGATCAGTGCCACTTCCAGGTCCTCTTGTAGCTGCAGCAATTATTATGGTCACTCTTAATTAGTTATATCCTTGTGAAGTCAGCCATCACCCACCCTTAAATCATTCTCCTAAGGCCAGCCAAGGCTTGGTCTTCCTCTATATTCCAACTCTGCTCATTCCTGGGAATGTCAGGATCCTCACTGTGCTGTACTAGCTCATTAACCTCAGCTCTTAGGATCTGTACCTCCGGACACAGGGCCTTCACACCTTTGATTTCACCATCAACTATATAGTACCCTTCCTCCAGGATGCCTCCATTCTGACAACTCCCTAGCATCCTCCAGGTCCTCATCCTTTTGCACTTCTAGTCTATTGCTCCTGCCTCACTTTTCTTCCTTTGCAACCTTGGTCCTATTTAACCCTTTGTTGTCCTCTACCCTTGAATCCCCAACCCTGATGTTGTTCCCCTTGTGCACTCCTAAGTTCCTGCCAAAATCATCCTCATTAATCCCCAAGTTCATTATCCCATCTTCCACCTGTGCCCTTGCCCAGGTTGTCATTCCTCCCAGGAATGCTTTCCCTCTTGGAGTGCTGCTTCCTTCATCTTTCCTGATCCCCATGGTTTATTAGTGTGCTCACTCCTCAAATGAATAGTGTACTTAATTATCTATTTACTTGTTGgggtagaatgtaaattctttgaagacagggactgttgttctttctttttttgtctttgtgtcttcaGGACCTAGCACCTGTCTTTGCCTGTAGTGggagccaggtggcatagtggcctGGCACCAGGAATACCCAAGgacaaatatggcctcagacactttctagctgcgTGCCATGGATGTTAAAGAGATGGTGAAAGTCACTGTGgcagtcacttcacctctgcctcagtttcctcttctgtaaaatggggatatcaGGAGCAGCTAGCTCACAGGACTGtcatgaagctcaaatgagatcactGTATGGTGCTTAGCAGTGCCTGGCACCTAGTGTGATAGAAATGTTACATtttcttattaaatgcttgtcCAATGCAATTGAAACTGTAAACTCAAGGGCAGcaattgtattttctctttttaaccaTCTCACACTTTACAACTGTAGAGTATGACCAAGCCTCCTCTGTGTTCACAGCATCCCCAGGAGGGACCTAAAGATGAGTCAGAGCCAGACTTGGCAGCGAACACAGCAGGTAGCCACCTCCTCCCACCAATGAGGTAAGGAAGATCGAGGGCTTGTTAAAGGGGCCGATGAATGCTAAATGGAAGGACTTCCATCGGATTACCTCACAACATTCTCCCTTGTTGACCAAAGGCTGGAATATAGTCATTGCTGTGCCTCCCCAAATCTTAGTCCCCACCTGCAGACAGGCGATACCTCCAAAGCTTCCAACAGTGGAAGAGCCTCATCACTAGTTTAGATGAGTTGGATTCCATGTTCttccccccccacatacacaattacatgcaaaggtagtttttcaacattcaccctttttcaagcttttgaattccccatttttttttaccactgttccttccctccccaaccaTGGTCTTTCAAAGTTTGAAATGtagagtgtctgtgtgtgtgtttaacaACACTGTTCATATATATGTCATCTCTGGTAACAAACAGCTACCTTCAGACTCTCAAGAGTTGGAAGCAACCTCAGAGGCCATTTCTGTAGTTCACAATAGGGTAGCCAGATACAATAGGTCCTGTATTGTGGAGCTCAGGGATGACCTTAGAATATtaattccaattatatgcaaatgaAAGTGTTTACTTTTAGCCATAGTCTAAAGCCAGTGGAAGAGGAAAGAACCTAAGATTAACAAGGACAAAATACCTCTTCCTAATAGAGACACAAGGAGTGGGGTCATATAATGGGCAAAGTACTGAACTAGGGGAGTCAAGACAACCTGgattcaaaacctgcctcagacaattaacaaGTCATTGAACCTTACTTGGCTTgttaaatgagggggttgaattcaactctgaggtcccttccccTTTGAGCCTAAGACTGGCTTTTGTGGTTGTGAGGAAGCAGGGAAGGAGGAATGTGAAGGCTTCATGATCAGCAGAATAGGCTGTAGTAGGTAGAATAGATGAACCCTGGTCAATCTCCAGTTGGATGTATTCTGAGAAAAGTTGGGGAAGTGACTGGGTATAGAAAGTGCTGATATTAAGAAAGCTCCAAACCTTACTGATGGTTTCAAGTTAACATTTATACTAGGCCTTAGTTCACTTTTAAGCTTGAAACTTTTAGGTTTAACAGAAATGTACCATGACTTTTGAAACCACCTGCACAGTGCTTTACATGTTAGCTCTTTTGAGCCTCTGGATAaattggtccactcattttttttaaagtgaggttattcagggcggctaggtggcacagtggataaagcactggccctggagtcaggattcagatctggtctcagacacttaataattacctagctgcgtggccttgggcaagccacttaaccccatttgccttgcaaaaagctaaaaaaaatgaggttattcagtttccagtttgttctgggtctatatctccttggcccattattacatatgatttttattgcactgtgatctgagaaaaatgtattcactacgtctgcctttctgcagttgatcattaggtttttatgtcctagtacatggtcaatttttgtataagttccatgtactgcagagaaaaaggtatattccttcctatccccattcagtttcctccataagtctaccatatctaatttttctaacaatctatttacctccctaatttcttgtttgctttatgattcgatttatctagatctgatagcgggaggttgaggtctcccactagtagagttttgctatctatgtcttcctgtagttctttcagcttctcctctaagaatttgggtgctgtcccactgggtgcatatatatgcCTCTGGATAAACTGAGCAAATCAAAACTGAGTGAAGCAGTAGCAGTGCCTAGTCCCATTTAGAATTACAGGCTTTTCAAGTTCAGCAAGCCActgagaagttgcttccatatgcACTTACCATTATCATCAATTTCAGAAAGAACacatttaattcaaattaaattcactttaatttttcCAGGATCAACTGGCTAGTAAGCTTAAAAGgaaccttttaaaaaaacaataatgtcCCCTATGGACTGTCCCAGTagtaaaacaataagaaaatagCCAAAAATCTTACCCCTCCCCCAACTTCAGTCTTGAAAGGAATAACAGATGATACTAGTGTTCACAAAAAAACATAAGAACATAAAATGTTATGTGAATTGTCATCCTAAATATGTTAGATCCTATCCTTTTTTCAAAACATCACCTTAAATTAGGAGAAACTGAATTAGGAAAGGAAGCAGTTGCTAACCCTTCAATGGATTTTAAAGTCCAAGCAAACAAAACATACTCTCAAGTTTGATTAAGTTGCTTATATAAATTTAAAGTCAAGAGCATGACTTGTGGATCAGTACTTTTTATATCAAGGGCTTTAAGTAAACAGTTGAGTGCTTCCTGTATTTTCCCACTCTCTTTCAGTTCCTTTCCACATCTGACTAGAGCCTCATACTCATCTGTCACAGGAGCTGAGCCTGGATTGTGTGCAGTAGTCTCTTGTGAACCTTCACCAGATGCACTCTGGAGTAAACCTGAGCCAGGCTCAGACAAAGAGCAGGGCTCACTTTGGGACAGTGAGGTTTCTTTAGCAGGTTCCTCTTCTGAATGTTCAGACTCTTGACTATACTCTGCTGTTTGTGCTTCTTCTAAACACTTGTCCATACTTTTTTGTTCACTGGCATCTTCTTCCATATCTTCAACATGGTCTAAAATCACATTAATAAGTGATCTCCTTGAAGCCAGGGATCTTCTAGAAATTGCAGAATTATTTTCATCACTACATGTTTCAGGTAAAATCATTTCAGATTTGGATTTATTGCTTTTGGGAGTTGAGCTAAACTGAGTCAGTAATGGGTTTGGAAAAGGGGGTGACATTCCTTCTGTCACAGAATCATCTTCATCATCTGATATGATCCTCATCTTATATCTCATTTTCACAGGAActatttcatcttctgtttcACTTCCTTGATCAGACAGATTCTCAAGCTGTAGATGCCCAAAGCTACTCTGCTCTCTAGGATTAGTTGCTAAATCCCACATGCTATTTTCCCGTTCAGTGGGTTCCAAACACTGCTTGGAAAGATTCTGTCCACTCTCTAGAGAATCTtccaagaaaagattaaaatcaCCAACATCCTGCAGTGAAGAATCTAAGGATTCTTTTCCTAATTTGTCCCCATTTGCTCTAGAATTGTCCAATGCATTTGGGCCTGCTGACAAATTACCTGCTAGGCTGACAAAAGAAGTACCCAATTCCATAGACTTTTCCGGACTAAAAGGCAAGATGGAAGATTCCACTAAAATCTCAGAATTTGTTAGTTGATCTGGACTTGGCTCATGATCAGCTTTTGTTGTTTCATGAGCTAATAACTGCTTTACACTTTCCTGAGTGGTATCTGCTAAAACTTGACAACTGTGGTCAGGATTATTGGTCTTTGATATTTCCATTTCATGGCACTCTTCGTTGGAAAAAGAAGTTATAAATTCATCATCAATTTTTTGTTCTGATATGTCAACATCAGATTGTTTTACAGCAACATCTACATTCATGGCAGAGAGATTGTATGCTTCACTCTCTTCAACAATGCTTAAACTTGCTATTCCAGAATTGAGAGAGTCTTCTTGAGTAAGATCAACAACTATAGGTGGTGAAGGATGATGTATAATATTAAATTCTGAGCATTTTTTCTTTGGTTTGGAAGATAAAGGTTCTTTCAGCCAGGTTTCCTCAACTCTGTTTCCTCCGTTGTTCAGTAATAGTTTGTTATTCTGAGACTCTAACTCAACTAGGAGTTGAGCCTTTTGAACCCTTTCTTGAATATACTGAGATTCCCCTACCTCAGACTCTTCATGAAAAGACATATCATGTGTGAACATCAAATCGTGGTCAGAGATTCCTGCTATTCCCAGAGTGTGCAGGTAAGCAATATGTTCTTCTAGTTTCACATCAGTCTTTCTGTGACCAGCATGCAAGGAATGCAGTTGCAACTGTGTTGCAGAACTACGAAAATCCCCAATTGTAAAGAGCTCTCTTAATTCTTGCTTGCTAAAATATCTAACAGGATTTTTTTGATCCCCAGTTGTTTGTCTTATTAGTGAGTTCTTGAAAACCTGTCTTCTATAGATTTTTTCCTCCACTGTACCACAGGTGATCAACCTGTAAACcacaacattttctttttgtccaATTCTGTAAACTCTATCTACAGCTTGTGCATCAGTTGCAGGATTCCAACTCGGATCAAAAATGACCACTCGAGTAGCTGCAGTTAAAGTGAGACCTATTCCACCTACTTGGGAAGTaaggagaaaaacagagacacCTCGACTCTGTTGAAATAAGTCAATTCGCCTTTGTCTTTCTGAAAGATGAGTAACAGTTCCATCAATACGCAAAATcttgaaattctctttctttaaaaGGTGTTCTAAGATATCTAGAAGTTTTCTGGATTGGGAAAATACCAAAGTTTGATGTCCTTCATCTTGTAATCTCTTAAGCAAAGCCATAAGGAATATCACTTTCCCTGATTCTTGCATTAGGGATTCATGAGGTACTTGATCAATCCGGATGTCTGAATGAGCCCCTTGAGTTTCATCTTCACCAGAGAAGCTACCTTCTTTGAGACCCAACAAACTGTAAGCCCGTGCAGACAGTAACCTCGGGTGATCACATAACTTCTTTAAGACAGTCAACTCAGCCAAAGGTGAACGTGTTTCGGTTAACAACTGTTTGATGTGATTTAGGGACAAaaatttcctatatatttcttCTTGCAAAGGTACTAAATGCACCCAAATAATTAACTCATTTTTCCTCGAAAGGGAAGGGATTTCACAGACAATGTCACCCCCTGGATTCTTTTCAGGAATATCATTCTGGAGATTATTGGCACTTTTCTTCTGCACATCTTCTTTAGTTCTCCTGAGAAAATAGGGTTTTATAAGCATCATTAAGTTTTCAGATATCTTCAGCCCCAGGGCTTTCTCTCCTGAAGTAGCATCTTTCTCCCTGGCCCTAGTAATAGGATTTTCATACTCCATTTTAAAGGTTTTAGATGTTCCTAGTAAGGATCCTTGACAAGCAAAATCAAAGAGGGACCACAACTCATACAAGTTATTCTGAATTGGAGTTCCTGTAAGGAGGATGCGATTTTTCACAGGGATAGCCCGAGCAGCGATTGATGACTTAGTAGAAGAGCTTTTAATTTTATGGGCTTCATCAAGTATAAGATAGTCCCAGACAAACTCTTTTCCATCCAGTTGGGAAAGTTGCTGCCAATTATTGATCAACATTTGGTATGTTGTAACAGCTACCCCATTTTTCCTCTGGATCCTATTTAGATTTCTGGTACGTTCACCCTTGCTAGAACCATGAAAGGTTGTAATTCTCATTCCTGGGGTCCACTTAGCAAATTCTTTGGTCCATGTGCTGATAAGGCTGGTAGGCATGATCAGGAGGACATACCTCACAAGCTCAGCATCAAACATAGCAGAAAGG
This window harbors:
- the ERCC6L gene encoding DNA excision repair protein ERCC-6-like — encoded protein: MDIGMETEAAMADSAPPAPGNAAEQPLSPGQAASYRRYVKEAKEATKKGNLEEALKLFYLAKDIFPNDKVLSRIQILHEALEELSVEGDDEFVDVCNSGLMLYRELHDRLFEHQKEGVAFLYNLYKEGRKGGILADDMGLGKTIQIIAFLSAMFDAELVRYVLLIMPTSLISTWTKEFAKWTPGMRITTFHGSSKGERTRNLNRIQRKNGVAVTTYQMLINNWQQLSQLDGKEFVWDYLILDEAHKIKSSSTKSSIAARAIPVKNRILLTGTPIQNNLYELWSLFDFACQGSLLGTSKTFKMEYENPITRAREKDATSGEKALGLKISENLMMLIKPYFLRRTKEDVQKKSANNLQNDIPEKNPGGDIVCEIPSLSRKNELIIWVHLVPLQEEIYRKFLSLNHIKQLLTETRSPLAELTVLKKLCDHPRLLSARAYSLLGLKEGSFSGEDETQGAHSDIRIDQVPHESLMQESGKVIFLMALLKRLQDEGHQTLVFSQSRKLLDILEHLLKKENFKILRIDGTVTHLSERQRRIDLFQQSRGVSVFLLTSQVGGIGLTLTAATRVVIFDPSWNPATDAQAVDRVYRIGQKENVVVYRLITCGTVEEKIYRRQVFKNSLIRQTTGDQKNPVRYFSKQELRELFTIGDFRSSATQLQLHSLHAGHRKTDVKLEEHIAYLHTLGIAGISDHDLMFTHDMSFHEESEVGESQYIQERVQKAQLLVELESQNNKLLLNNGGNRVEETWLKEPLSSKPKKKCSEFNIIHHPSPPIVVDLTQEDSLNSGIASLSIVEESEAYNLSAMNVDVAVKQSDVDISEQKIDDEFITSFSNEECHEMEISKTNNPDHSCQVLADTTQESVKQLLAHETTKADHEPSPDQLTNSEILVESSILPFSPEKSMELGTSFVSLAGNLSAGPNALDNSRANGDKLGKESLDSSLQDVGDFNLFLEDSLESGQNLSKQCLEPTERENSMWDLATNPREQSSFGHLQLENLSDQGSETEDEIVPVKMRYKMRIISDDEDDSVTEGMSPPFPNPLLTQFSSTPKSNKSKSEMILPETCSDENNSAISRRSLASRRSLINVILDHVEDMEEDASEQKSMDKCLEEAQTAEYSQESEHSEEEPAKETSLSQSEPCSLSEPGSGLLQSASGEGSQETTAHNPGSAPVTDEYEALVRCGKELKESGKIQEALNCLLKALDIKSTDPQVMLLTLNLYKQLNQT